A window of the Chanodichthys erythropterus isolate Z2021 chromosome 21, ASM2448905v1, whole genome shotgun sequence genome harbors these coding sequences:
- the entpd8 gene encoding ectonucleoside triphosphate diphosphohydrolase 8, producing MGIQMKALILGAAVAAVACTTIIALILSLANHQSLDQPYSKQYGIVFDAGSSHTALFLYQWLGNKENNTGIVSQKQSCDVDGDGISSYAENPPAAGESLKKCLDVAKAVIPEGQRKATPVYLGATAGMRLLRLQNQSQADSILIEISKTIQSYPFDFRGARILTGMEEGAYGWITINYLLERFIKHTFEGLWIHPKAGTILGALDLGGASTQISFIPKDPVRVPDSALNLQLYGYKYELYTHSYLCYGKDQALKKLQAYLHKTAGPTQFINHPCYHKGYIVNVTMAELYNSPCVVKPNNFTPTARLIFSGTGNSSLCLSLMENIVNLTNCALSPDCGLDGTYQPPVNGEFFAFSAYFYTFDFLGLAPKAPLTRVVSTIETHCNKNWTTLTAENPAIKAKYLKDYCASAHYIMTILLKGYKFNNTWDQISFEKQVGDTDIGWTLGYMLNLTNMIPSEHSRAVTGVLHSQWAAQIFFIVFALFLSLLIIGILFVRDPKH from the exons ATGGGAATTCAGATGAAAGCTCTAATATTGGGTGCTGCAGTGGCAGCCGTAGCTTGTACAACCATCATCGCTTTGATTCTCTCTCTTGCTAATCATCAGTCTTTGGATCAGCCATACTCAAAACAG TATGGGATTGTGTTTGATGCCGGCTCCTCTCACACAGCCCTCTTCCTGTACCAGTGGCTGGGCAACAAAGAGAACAACACTGGAATAGTCTCTCAGAAACAGAGCTGTGATGTAGACG gtGATGGCATATCAAGCTATGCCGAAAACCCACCAGCAGCTGGAGAAAGTCTTAAGAAATGCTTGGATGTTGCCAAAGCAGTAATACCAGAAGGACAGCGGAAGGCTACACCTGTGTACCTTGGTGCCACTGCTGGCATGCGACTTCTTAG ATTACAGAACCAAAGTCAAGCAGACAGCATCCTCATAGAAATCTCCAAAACAATCCAAAGTTATCCATTTGATTTCCGAGGGGCCAGAATACTCACTGGCATGGAGGAGGGGGCTTATGGCTGGATCACCATCAACTACCTCTTGGAAAGATTTATCAAG CACACATTTGAGGGCCTTTGGATCCACCCTAAAGCAGGAACGATCCTTGGAGCGCTAGATCTTGGTGGTGCATCAACACAGATCTCATTCATCCCAAAAGACCCAGTGAGAGTCCCAGATTCAGCTCTTAATCTCCAGCTCTATGGGTACAAGTATGAGTTGTACACACACAGCTACTTGTGCTACGGCAAGGACCAGGCTTTGAAGAAACTTCAGGCATACCTTCACAAG ACTGCTGGACCAACACAATTTATCAATCACCCATGCTACCACAAAGGATATATAGTCAATGTTACTATGGCTGAACTTTACAACTCCCCTTGTGTGGTCAAACCAAACAATTTTACCCCCACGGCTAGACTCATTTTCTCAGGAACGGGTAATTCATCACTCTGTCTTTCTCTAATGGAGAACATTGTTAACCTCACCAACTGTGCCTTATCACCAGACTGTGGTTTGGATGGTACCTATCAGCCTCCTGTCAATGGCGAATTCTTT GCTTTTTCAGCATACTTCTACACCTTTGACTTCCTTGGCCTTGCACCAAAAGCTCCACTGACACGGGTTGTTTCCACTATTGAGACTCACTGCAACAAAAACTGGACCACT CTTACTGCTGAAAATCCAGCCATTAAGGCAAAATATCTGAAAGATTATTGTGCTTCTGCTCATTATATTATGACTATTCTGCTGAAAGGATACAAGTTCAATAACACCTGGGATCAAATCTCGTTTGAGAAACAG GTAGGAGACACAGATATTGGATGGACATTGGGCTACATGCTGAACCTGACCAACATGATTCCCTCTGAACACTCCAGAGCGGTGACAGGGGTGCTGCACAGTCAATGGGCGGCTCAGATTTTTTTCATCGTATTTGCCCTATTCCTCAGTCTACTTATTATAGGCATCTTGTTTGTCCGTGATCCAAAGCACTAA